From the genome of Ralstonia pickettii, one region includes:
- a CDS encoding aquaporin, with amino-acid sequence MVELRSRLTAEALGTALLLAIVIGSGIMAERLSGGNVAIALLANTAATVGGLYVLIEALGLISGAHFNPVVSAVMAARGELPGAALLPYIVAQMLGAVLGAWLAHAMFDMTLLQFSTKVRSGTGQWIAEAVATAGLLLVILRAPNGRAASMVAAYIGAAYWFTASTSFANPAAAFGRMFSNSFAGIAPGSVPGFVLAECAGAVLGMLLHNLLEPRLAASGHPNVIESSGEHPPQT; translated from the coding sequence ATGGTCGAACTACGTAGCCGGCTCACCGCCGAAGCACTGGGTACGGCGCTACTGCTGGCCATCGTGATCGGCTCCGGAATCATGGCCGAACGCCTGTCTGGCGGAAACGTCGCGATCGCGTTGCTCGCCAACACGGCCGCCACGGTGGGAGGCCTCTACGTCCTGATCGAAGCCTTGGGGCTCATCAGCGGGGCGCACTTCAATCCGGTGGTGAGCGCTGTGATGGCGGCGCGTGGCGAGCTGCCCGGCGCCGCCCTGCTGCCGTACATCGTTGCGCAAATGCTGGGCGCGGTGCTGGGTGCATGGCTGGCGCACGCCATGTTCGACATGACCCTGCTGCAGTTTTCCACCAAGGTGCGCAGCGGCACGGGGCAGTGGATTGCCGAAGCGGTGGCCACCGCCGGCCTGCTGCTCGTCATCCTGCGGGCGCCCAACGGGCGGGCTGCATCGATGGTGGCGGCGTACATCGGCGCGGCGTACTGGTTCACGGCGTCCACATCGTTCGCCAACCCGGCGGCCGCGTTCGGGCGCATGTTCAGCAACAGCTTTGCCGGCATCGCGCCCGGCAGCGTGCCGGGGTTTGTGCTGGCTGAATGCGCGGGCGCCGTGCTGGGCATGCTGCTGCACAACCTGCTTGAGCCGCGCCTTGCTGCGAGCGGCCATCCCAACGTCATCGAATCGTCGGGCGAGCATCCGCCGCAGACGTAA